Proteins found in one Ptychodera flava strain L36383 chromosome 16, AS_Pfla_20210202, whole genome shotgun sequence genomic segment:
- the LOC139152511 gene encoding atrial natriuretic peptide receptor 1-like, with product MRQYSQWSALIEKFAKMTSNKALFLAIWWTMVEARNYKIGLIVPTGPEFVESFAWETGASATTIAIEKIEADPNLLPGDSFSVVWVLANCNPRIGTGLTVDLRYVENVDLFMGAPCSLVAVPAGHLASYWNLPFVAWVSRDPKLADKTEFTTMARIMGPLNKVGNVCAEMFRHFGWKVSVIVYAETLDDVCTYAANAVQSSFRGSNISVGDTIKLLDLNAMSEEDIDGVFLKIKQRGRIVVLCNRNPEEERQFLLWAHDRGMAQGDYVYVVLNKLFADERSLKKPWEFNDNRDVDAYYAYEAVLEIIVERISNDEIDNFFDLIPVKMAEPPFNHTLPAGTRGNIYSPYLHDAVLMYAIALNKTLQQGFDARDGKTWLSNVKGLRFEGMTGSVVMDENGDREPVFWIMDLRSSGEMEKVAESHTRENGERVFELSNLPIWGKGENGAILDTPRDRPECGFFDEYCERRDNTVLIVTVTVIVVLAICSSVTAVLVYRMRFRQDVSALLWQIRSEEVTISHKHTSLLGSISSKSSALMQSEADRALTTLAIYQGVLCAVKKLHVDVVNLSKEDVEELKSIRNMNHENVNKFYGACFEQSNNFLLTAYCPKGSLEDILENEDIKLDWMFKISFISDLIEGIHFIQKSVFGSHGNLKSTNCVVDKKWVLKLTDFGCGKLRSKQSQGIPEHEHGSNAAISDELQNSWRKLLWTAPELLRDVNRPYNGTKAGDIYSFGMILQEITQRRGVFPTEKHMFAKDIVNRVRSGETPPFRPDISPMLCEPEMSSMIHNCLTETPDLRPSCDAIRRRLLELNNGKKPNVLDNLLQKMERYADNLEDLVEARTKELVEEKKKTDMLLYRMLPPSVADQLKAGKTVHPESYDQVSIFFSDIVGFTLISSHSSPMQVVDLLNDLYTLFDEIIEQFDVYKVETIGDAYMVVSGLPKRNDARHAAEIANMALAMLDQIKSTTIRHMPGATLQLRIGVHTGPCAAGVVGLSMPRYCLFGDTVNVASRMESTGEALKIHCSQWTYNVLGLIGGYRLKPRGEVDVQGKGKMNTFWLIGKEDNGYIKTGTQKNGLQQEARLSSSTRGTPVGCQAIDNISIQDIQ from the exons tgtGGTTTGGGTTTTAGCAAACTGCAATCCTCGTATCGGTACCGGTCTGACGGTCGACCTCAGATATGTTGAGAATGTTGATCTCTTCATGGGAGCTCCCTGTTCACTTG TTGCCGTCCCTGCGGGACATCTAGCCTCGTATTGGAACTTGCCTTTCGTGGCGTGGGTGTCACGTGATCCGAAGTTGGCCGACAAGACCGAATTCACCACGATGGCACGAATCATGGGACCGCTCAACAAAGTCGGGAACGTTTGCGCCGAG ATGTTCCGACACTTCGGATGGAAGGTGAGCGTCATCGTTTATGCCGAGACCCTTGATGACGTATGCACGTACGCAGCCAATGCGGTGCAGTCTTCCTTCCGAGGGAGTAACATCAGCGTGGGAGACACCATCAAACTCCTTGACCTTAATGCGATGAGCGAAGAAGATATCGACGGTGTTTTTCTTAAGATCAAGCAGCGCGGAAGAA TCGTGGTACTGTGCAATAGGAATCCCGAGGAAGAGAGGCAATTCCTTCTATGGGCTCATGACCGTGGCATGGCCCAGGGCGACTACGTCTACGTTGTCCTCAACAAGCTCTTCGCTGATGAACGCAGCTTAAAGAAACCATGGGAGTTTAACGATAACAGAGATGTTGATGCATACTATGCCTACGAGGCTGTACTTGAG ATAATCGTCGAAAGAATAAGCAACGACGAAATTGACAACTTCTTTGATCTCATACCTGTCAAGATGGCAGAACCACCGTTCAATCACACGCTGCCAGCTGGAACTAGG GGTAATATCTATTCTCCATACCTCCACGACGCTGTGCTGATGTACGCCATCGCGCTAAATAAAACTCTTCAACAGGGCTTCGATGCCAGGGATGGCAAAACTTGGTTGAGCAACGTGAAAGGCTTGAGATTTGAAG GTATGACGGGAAGCGTTGTCATGGATGAAAATGGTGACCGAGAGCCTGTCTTTTGGATCATGGACCTGCGATCGAGTGGAGAAATGGAAAAAGTGGCGGAATCGCACACCAGGGAAAATGGAGAGCGA GTATTTGAGCTCAGCAATCTGCCAATTTGGGGGAAGGGTGAGAACGGCGCCATTTTGGATACACCGAGGGACAGACCAGAGTGCGGCTTTTTTGATGAATACTGTGAACGCAGAG ACAATACTGTGTTGATTGTAACGGTAACAGTGATCGTTGTGCTGGCCATCTGTAGTTCAGTCACGGCAGTGCTCGTTTACAG AATGCGTTTCCGCCAGGACGTGTCGGCGCTGCTGTGGCAGATCAGATCGGAAGAGGTGACCATTTCACACAAG CACACATCTCTATTGGGGAGTATAAGTTCCAAATCGTCTGCCTTGATGCAAAGTGAGGCGGATAGAGCGCTCACAACGTTGGCTATATACCAAGGCGTGCTCTGTGCTGTGAAGAAACTTCATGTTGATGTTGTCAATTTAAGTAAGGAAGACGTAGAAGAGCTGAAATCG ATACGGAATATGAATCACGAAAACGTCAACAAATTCTACGGCGCGTGTTTCGAACAGTCAAACAATTTCTTGTTGACAGCTTACTGTCCGAAGGGTAGCCTCGAA gacattcttgaaaatgaagACATCAAGTTAGACTGGATGTTCAAAATATCCTTCATCTCTGATCTTATCGAG GGCATACACTTCATACAAAAGTCGGTCTTTGGTTCCCATGGTAACCTTAAATCAACGAACTGTGTGGTGGACAAAAAGTGGGTTTTGAAGCTAACCGACTTCGGTTGTGGAAAGCTACGCTCCAAGCAAAGTCAAGGTATCCCGGAACACGAACATGGATCAAATGCGGCTATTAGTGATGAGCTTCAGAACTCCTGGCGCA aACTGCTATGGACAGCGCCTGAACTGCTACGTGATGTAAACAGACCATACAACGGTACCAAAGCGGGGGACATCTACAGCTTTGGTATGATTTTACAGGAAATTACACAGAGGAGAGGCGTTTTTCCAACAGAGAAACATATGTTTGCAAAAG ACATCGTGAATCGGGTCAGGAGCGGTGAGACGCCACCCTTCCGGCCAGACATATCACCGATGCTGTGTGAACCGGAGATGTCGAGCATGATCCATAATTGCTTGACCGAGACTCCTGATCTTCGGCCATCTTGTGACGCCATTCGACGCAGACTCTTGGAATTAAATAACGGCAA AAAACCGAACGTACTGGACAACCTTCTCCAGAAAATGGAACGTTACGCCGATAATCTGGAAGACCTTGTCGAGGCCAGAACAAAAGAACTTGTTGAAGAAAAGAAGAAGACAGATATGCTCTTGTACCGGATGCTTCCCCC GAGTGTTGCCGATCAATTAAAAGCGGGAAAAACCGTTCATCCGGAAAGTTACGATCAAGTGTCAATCTTCTTTTCCGACATCGTCGGGTTTACTCTGATTTCTTCCCACAGTTCTCCGATGCAG GTAGTGGATCTTCTAAACGATTTGTATACCCTGTTCGATGAAATTATCGAACAATTTGACGTTTACAAG GTCGAGACAATTGGCGATGCTTACATGGTAGTCTCTGGTTTACCAAAGCGAAATGATGCCAGACATGCGGCGGAAATAGCCAACATGGCCCTGGCCATGCTAGATCAAATCAAAAGCACAACCATAAGACACATGCCTGGAGCCACCTTGCAACTGCGTATTGGGGTACATACGGGACCCTGCGCCGCTGGGGTGGTCGGGCTGTCGATGCCTCGTTATTGTCTGTTTGGCGACACTGTCAATGTCGCTTCCAGAATGGAGTCAACTGGAGAAG CCCTGAAGATTCATTGCAGTCAGTGGACATACAACGTTCTTGGCTTGATAGGCGGATACAGATTGAAACCAAGGGGAGAAGTGGATGTACAG GGTAAAGGTAAAATGAATACGTTCTGGTTGATAGGAAAAGAAGATAACGGATACATTAAGACTGGCACTCA GAAAAATGGCTTGCAACAGGAAGCAAGACTGTCTTCGTCGACAAGAGGAACTCCAGTCGGTTGCCAAGCGATCGACAACATCTCTATACAAGACATACAATGA